In a single window of the Nicotiana tomentosiformis chromosome 10, ASM39032v3, whole genome shotgun sequence genome:
- the LOC138900098 gene encoding uncharacterized protein, whose translation MLKRTKVSITKEKRIRDYIPEGTLSFDDEDAEGIVQPHNDALVISVLVNNIRLKRVLIDPGSATNIIRSRIVEQLGLQDQIVPAVRVLNGFNMACETTKGEITLVVNTVGTIQETKFYVIEGGMRYNALFGRPWIHNMREVPSTLHQALKFPTPDGVKTIYGERLAAKEMFAVDEVIPVSTVSTSKGPN comes from the coding sequence ATGTTAAAAcgtaccaaagtatccatcactaaAGAGAAACGAATTCGAGACTATATACCGGAGGGAACTTTATCTTTCGACGACGAGGATGCAGAagggatcgtgcagccccacaatgatgcactagtaatatctgtacttgtAAATAATATTCGgcttaaacgtgtgttaattgatccaggtagcgcaaccaacatcattcgatcaaggatcgtggagcagctcggtctacaagaccaaatcgtgcctgcagttcgagttctaaatggattcaacatggcatgtgagaccactaaaggagaAATAACGCTAGTCGTAAACACCgtcgggaccatccaggagactaaattttatgtgatcgaagggggaATGAGGTATAACGCtttattcgggaggccatggatccacaacatgagggaagTGCCTTCGACACTACACCAGgcactgaaattcccaacacctgaCGGAGTCAAAACAATCTACGGAGAACGGCTGGCtgcgaaggaaatgtttgcggtcgacgAAGTGATACCGGTATCTACAGTTTCAACATCGAAGGGCCCAAACTAG